Proteins from a single region of Synechococcus sp. WH 8109:
- a CDS encoding 4a-hydroxytetrahydrobiopterin dehydratase: protein MNQWQERKRPVCLECRFEFESYDATRDFLDKLGDHSEATQCFPDISFGRTYVNITIRPEDDGPEAQLSDADRAFAAEIDALLS, encoded by the coding sequence ATGAATCAGTGGCAAGAGCGGAAACGACCCGTATGCCTCGAGTGTCGTTTCGAGTTTGAGAGCTACGACGCCACCAGGGATTTCCTCGACAAGCTCGGCGACCACAGTGAGGCGACCCAGTGCTTTCCCGACATCAGCTTTGGGCGCACTTACGTGAACATCACGATCCGGCCGGAGGATGACGGCCCCGAGGCCCAGCTGAGCGACGCCGATCGTGCCTTTGCCGCAGAGATCGATGCCCTCCTCAGTTGA
- a CDS encoding glutaredoxin family protein codes for MKQLTLYSRVGCCLCEGLESSLRDLDLKEFSIELAVIDIDAPDTPQELKARYDLQVPVLVLDGSELPRVSPRLTGEGLLNWLQRCLSTAL; via the coding sequence ATGAAGCAGCTCACTCTTTACAGCCGCGTTGGTTGCTGCCTCTGTGAAGGCCTGGAATCCAGCTTGCGCGACCTCGATCTCAAGGAGTTCTCGATCGAGTTGGCGGTGATTGATATCGATGCGCCCGACACCCCTCAGGAGCTGAAGGCGCGCTACGACCTCCAGGTGCCCGTGCTCGTGCTGGATGGATCTGAGCTTCCGCGCGTTTCCCCGCGTCTCACGGGTGAGGGACTGTTGAATTGGTTGCAACGCTGTCTGTCCACGGCGCTCTGA
- the rpsD gene encoding 30S ribosomal protein S4, with protein MSRYRGPRLRITRRLGDLPGLTRKAAKRSYPPGQHGQARRKRSEYAIRLEEKQKLRFNYGVSERQLVRYVKKARAQEGSTGTNLLKLLENRLDNVCFRLGFGPTVPGARQLVNHGHVTVNGRVTDIASYQCKPGDVIAIRERKCSKKLAEANLEFPGLANVPSHLELDKSKLSAKVTARCEREWVALEINELLVVEYYSRKV; from the coding sequence ATGTCTCGTTACCGCGGCCCTCGCCTGAGGATCACGCGGCGCTTGGGAGACCTCCCCGGTCTCACCCGGAAGGCCGCCAAACGGTCCTATCCCCCCGGTCAGCACGGCCAAGCCCGTCGCAAGCGCTCTGAATACGCGATCCGTCTCGAAGAGAAGCAGAAGCTTCGCTTCAACTACGGCGTCTCCGAGCGTCAGCTCGTGCGCTACGTGAAGAAAGCGCGCGCCCAGGAAGGTTCCACCGGAACCAACTTGCTCAAGCTGCTCGAGAACCGTCTCGACAATGTTTGTTTCCGCCTCGGCTTCGGTCCCACCGTGCCCGGCGCCCGTCAGCTGGTGAACCACGGCCATGTCACCGTGAACGGTCGTGTGACCGACATCGCCAGCTACCAGTGCAAGCCTGGCGATGTAATCGCCATCCGCGAGCGCAAGTGCAGCAAGAAGCTGGCTGAAGCCAACCTCGAGTTCCCCGGTCTGGCCAACGTGCCCAGCCACCTCGAGCTAGACAAGTCCAAGCTGAGCGCCAAGGTCACCGCCCGTTGCGAACGCGAGTGGGTTGCCCTGGAGATCAACGAACTGCTGGTGGTTGAGTACTACTCCCGCAAGGTCTGA
- a CDS encoding DUF4079 domain-containing protein, producing MADPQTLQSLTGYDWLGLIHPVLMILFVYPVVGATIRLGILAREKRLKINPIAETVPVEHAQHGAWVTGGVLVAVLIGLGQSLWGSHPLGLIVTGSAVMFSFGRLLATRLVWQRFIWAVTSAGSLLLLGLQPAVERFSDIPWRPLFWQSHFWMGIFLTALLLSSTALQPLIGHSVQARRIHISSNLLVTLLLAMQAISGTRNLLLH from the coding sequence TTGGCTGATCCCCAGACACTGCAGTCGCTCACCGGCTACGACTGGCTGGGATTGATCCACCCCGTGCTGATGATCCTTTTTGTCTACCCGGTGGTGGGCGCCACGATACGGCTGGGAATCCTGGCGCGGGAAAAGCGGCTCAAGATCAACCCAATCGCCGAAACGGTGCCGGTGGAGCATGCGCAGCATGGGGCCTGGGTGACCGGCGGGGTGCTGGTGGCGGTGCTGATCGGCCTGGGCCAAAGCCTCTGGGGCAGCCATCCCCTGGGTCTGATCGTCACCGGCAGTGCTGTGATGTTCAGCTTCGGACGCCTGCTAGCGACACGGCTGGTCTGGCAGCGCTTTATCTGGGCTGTCACCAGTGCGGGCAGCCTGCTTCTGCTGGGGCTTCAACCGGCCGTGGAGCGGTTCAGCGATATTCCCTGGAGACCCCTGTTCTGGCAATCCCACTTCTGGATGGGGATATTTCTCACCGCCCTGTTGCTGAGCTCAACGGCGCTGCAGCCCTTGATTGGTCATTCCGTGCAGGCCAGGCGCATTCACATCAGCAGCAATCTTCTGGTGACTTTGCTGCTGGCCATGCAAGCGATTTCGGGAACGCGAAATCTGCTGCTGCACTAA
- a CDS encoding Npun_F0494 family protein — protein MSTGTRRRTTLRRLPGTEGFAIANPTDLLDRRSRDRACRAMGCLPFSEALYRDLQQQGLDAGDLWSEPSRYGRSKRWFRNSEALEDDLRWLISVGVLRREVDGQGLTSRFRLTTLGRQLLDDDPALLQRSISVLDRLRHNLRRHWPL, from the coding sequence ATGAGCACGGGAACACGCCGCAGAACAACGCTCCGTAGGCTGCCAGGGACGGAAGGCTTCGCCATCGCTAACCCCACCGACCTGCTGGATCGACGCAGCCGTGACCGGGCCTGCAGGGCCATGGGATGCCTGCCCTTCTCTGAAGCCCTTTACCGGGATCTTCAGCAGCAAGGCTTGGATGCTGGCGACCTCTGGAGCGAGCCCAGCCGCTACGGCCGCAGCAAACGCTGGTTCCGCAACAGCGAAGCCCTCGAGGACGACCTGCGTTGGCTGATCAGCGTGGGCGTGCTTCGCCGCGAAGTAGATGGACAGGGGCTGACCAGCCGCTTCAGGCTCACAACCCTGGGTCGCCAACTCCTCGATGACGACCCTGCACTGCTGCAGCGTTCGATTTCTGTACTGGATCGGCTGCGTCACAACCTGCGTCGGCACTGGCCGCTGTGA
- the cbbX gene encoding CbbX protein, with amino-acid sequence MPSSVDLASAYADSGVAEVLDQLDRELIGLAPVKTRIREIAALLLVDQARQQLELPSTAPSLHMSFTGHPGTGKTTVAQRMSQILHRLGYLRKGHVVTATRDDLVGQYVGHTAPKTKEMLKRAQGGVLFIDEAYYLYKPDNERDYGAEAIEILLQEMESRRSDVVVIFAGYRDRMETFYSSNPGLSSRVAHHLDFPDYSDDELMAIAGLLLEAQHYQFSAKAETAFFEYVSRRRQLPFFANARSVRNALDRARLRQANRLFSRMGEALTKQDLTTLEEGDIRASRVFKGEVEGHHPAQHGL; translated from the coding sequence ATGCCCTCCTCAGTTGATCTGGCTTCGGCCTACGCCGATTCCGGTGTGGCTGAGGTGTTGGACCAACTGGACCGTGAACTGATCGGCTTGGCGCCGGTGAAGACGCGGATCCGGGAGATCGCTGCGCTGCTGCTGGTGGATCAGGCGCGGCAGCAACTGGAGTTGCCCAGTACCGCACCCAGTTTGCACATGTCGTTCACCGGCCATCCCGGTACGGGCAAGACCACCGTGGCGCAGCGGATGTCGCAAATCCTGCATCGCCTTGGTTACCTCCGCAAGGGCCATGTGGTGACGGCCACACGCGACGATCTCGTGGGTCAGTACGTGGGTCACACTGCCCCAAAAACCAAGGAGATGCTCAAGCGTGCCCAGGGTGGCGTGCTGTTTATCGATGAGGCCTATTACCTTTACAAGCCAGACAACGAACGCGATTACGGCGCCGAAGCGATTGAGATTCTCCTGCAGGAGATGGAGAGCCGGCGCAGCGACGTTGTGGTGATCTTTGCGGGCTACAGGGATCGGATGGAGACCTTCTACAGCTCCAATCCAGGCCTGTCATCCAGGGTGGCGCACCATCTTGATTTTCCCGACTACAGCGACGACGAGCTGATGGCGATTGCAGGCCTGCTCCTCGAGGCCCAGCACTACCAGTTCAGTGCCAAGGCCGAGACAGCTTTTTTCGAGTACGTCTCGCGCCGGCGTCAGCTGCCTTTCTTCGCCAATGCGCGCTCGGTTCGCAATGCCTTGGATCGGGCCCGTCTGCGCCAGGCCAATCGGTTGTTCTCGCGGATGGGAGAAGCCCTCACCAAACAGGATCTCACCACCCTTGAGGAGGGAGATATCCGGGCCAGCCGTGTGTTCAAGGGCGAAGTGGAGGGTCACCATCCCGCTCAGCACGGCCTCTGA
- the yidD gene encoding membrane protein insertion efficiency factor YidD, which translates to MHESATVSGGPMAKLRQALNQALAAVLLAGIGFYRRFISPMIGPRCRFTPTCSAYGLEAIQKHGPWKGGWLTVKRLLRCHPFTPCGCDPVPD; encoded by the coding sequence ATGCACGAATCTGCCACTGTATCTGGCGGCCCGATGGCCAAGCTGCGACAGGCGTTGAACCAGGCTCTTGCGGCTGTTCTCCTGGCAGGGATTGGCTTTTATCGGCGCTTCATCTCCCCGATGATTGGGCCCCGCTGTCGCTTCACGCCCACCTGCAGCGCCTATGGCCTGGAGGCCATCCAGAAGCATGGACCGTGGAAGGGGGGCTGGCTCACTGTGAAACGGCTGCTGCGCTGCCATCCCTTCACCCCCTGTGGCTGTGACCCGGTGCCCGATTGA
- a CDS encoding UDP-N-acetylmuramoyl-L-alanyl-D-glutamate--2,6-diaminopimelate ligase has protein sequence MTQALHALLRDAGIAVPPGLVNPGLEAITTDSRRVGPGTLFLGLPGERVDGGSFWAQALEAGAAAAVIGAAAAAAKPPAADDPVVVIQESVARRIGELSAAYWDHPCRRMVLIGVTGTNGKTTTTHLIEHLAASTGQSVGLFGTLVNRWPGHSITATHTTAFADRLQGQLAEAASAGCCLAAMEVSSHALAQQRVAGCRFAGAVFTNLTQDHLDYHASMEDYFEAKASLFADPLLLADGVRSVVNSDDPWGARLAERLGAACWRSSLEDPSAELHMSDLQMTAAGVEGRLISPAGEGRFRSPLLGRFNLMNLLQAVGVLLQQQLPLPVLLEAIGRFGGVPGRMERVILNGVDAVNLPPVLVDYAHTPDGLDNALSAARPFCTGRLICVFGCGGDRDRGKRPQMAAIAARLADRVVVTSDNPRTEDPQRILDDVVAGIPAGSDLLVEGDRAKAIASAIAEAEPDDLVLVAGKGHEDYQILGTEKVHFDDREEAERALRLRLS, from the coding sequence ATGACGCAGGCGTTGCATGCCCTGTTGAGAGACGCAGGTATCGCAGTGCCGCCGGGCCTGGTGAACCCTGGGTTGGAGGCGATCACCACCGATTCCCGTCGCGTCGGCCCTGGAACCTTGTTTCTCGGTCTTCCTGGCGAACGGGTGGATGGAGGCAGCTTCTGGGCCCAAGCCCTTGAGGCCGGGGCCGCCGCTGCAGTGATTGGAGCTGCAGCCGCTGCTGCAAAACCGCCAGCTGCTGATGACCCTGTGGTGGTGATCCAGGAGTCGGTGGCGCGTCGGATCGGTGAGCTCTCTGCGGCGTACTGGGATCACCCCTGCAGGCGCATGGTCCTGATTGGTGTTACCGGCACCAATGGCAAAACCACCACCACCCATTTGATCGAGCATCTGGCCGCTTCAACAGGCCAATCGGTGGGCTTGTTCGGCACGTTGGTGAACCGCTGGCCGGGCCACAGCATCACGGCCACGCATACCACGGCCTTTGCCGACCGCCTGCAGGGGCAACTCGCCGAGGCTGCCTCCGCCGGTTGCTGTCTGGCCGCGATGGAGGTGAGTTCCCACGCCCTGGCGCAGCAGCGGGTAGCGGGCTGCCGCTTCGCGGGCGCCGTATTCACCAACCTCACCCAGGACCACCTCGACTACCACGCCTCGATGGAGGACTACTTCGAGGCCAAGGCGTCGCTGTTTGCGGATCCTCTGCTGCTTGCCGACGGCGTGCGTTCGGTGGTCAACAGCGATGACCCCTGGGGGGCGCGCCTGGCCGAACGGCTCGGGGCCGCCTGTTGGCGCAGCTCTCTTGAGGATCCATCGGCCGAGTTGCACATGAGTGACCTGCAAATGACGGCTGCTGGGGTGGAGGGTCGCTTGATCAGTCCTGCGGGTGAGGGTCGTTTCCGTTCGCCCTTGTTGGGTCGCTTCAACCTGATGAACCTGCTGCAGGCGGTGGGGGTGTTACTTCAGCAGCAGCTGCCCTTGCCGGTGCTGCTGGAGGCCATCGGCCGTTTCGGTGGCGTGCCCGGCCGCATGGAGCGGGTGATCCTGAACGGGGTGGATGCAGTGAATTTGCCGCCGGTGCTGGTGGATTACGCCCACACTCCCGATGGCCTGGACAACGCGCTTTCTGCAGCGCGTCCGTTCTGCACCGGGCGGCTGATCTGTGTGTTCGGTTGCGGTGGTGATCGGGATCGGGGCAAGCGTCCTCAGATGGCGGCGATTGCGGCACGCCTGGCTGATCGCGTGGTGGTCACCTCCGACAACCCCCGCACCGAGGATCCTCAGCGGATCCTGGATGATGTGGTCGCGGGGATTCCGGCCGGCAGTGATCTGCTGGTGGAGGGTGATCGAGCCAAGGCGATTGCCTCAGCCATTGCCGAAGCTGAGCCGGATGATCTGGTGTTGGTGGCCGGTAAGGGGCACGAGGATTACCAGATTCTCGGTACCGAAAAGGTGCACTTCGACGATCGTGAGGAGGCGGAACGCGCCCTGCGATTGAGATTGTCTTGA
- a CDS encoding nucleoside triphosphate pyrophosphatase, with amino-acid sequence MLASASPARRRLLEQAGIPHQVRVSGVDEDQIQHADPAELVKLLAQAKATAVAQTLDPVGDAEITAVLGCDSVLSFEGQVFGKPSGPAEAIERWQRMAGGCGSLLTGHCLIRRGQPELLACVETVVRFSALSQAEIEAYLASGEPLQCAGGFALEGRGGLCIDGLDGCYSNVIGLSLPWLRQQLSALA; translated from the coding sequence ATGCTTGCTTCCGCCTCGCCGGCGCGTCGCCGTTTGCTCGAGCAAGCGGGAATCCCGCATCAGGTGCGCGTCAGCGGTGTGGATGAAGACCAGATTCAGCATGCAGATCCAGCAGAGCTGGTGAAATTGCTGGCTCAGGCCAAGGCCACAGCTGTCGCTCAGACGCTTGATCCTGTGGGCGATGCCGAGATCACGGCTGTGCTGGGCTGTGATTCCGTGCTCAGTTTTGAAGGGCAGGTGTTCGGCAAGCCCTCAGGGCCAGCCGAAGCGATCGAGCGTTGGCAGCGGATGGCTGGCGGCTGCGGATCTCTGCTGACGGGCCATTGCCTGATCCGTCGCGGACAACCTGAGCTGTTGGCTTGCGTTGAAACGGTGGTGCGCTTTTCCGCGCTCAGCCAGGCCGAGATCGAGGCCTATTTGGCCAGTGGAGAACCGCTGCAATGCGCTGGTGGTTTTGCCCTCGAGGGCCGCGGCGGCCTCTGCATCGATGGCTTGGATGGCTGTTATTCCAACGTGATCGGCCTGAGCCTTCCCTGGTTGCGTCAGCAGCTTTCAGCTTTGGCTTAG
- a CDS encoding cobyric acid synthase — protein MVLGTSSGAGKSLMTAALCRVLQRRGEQALPFKGQNMSNNAWVDADGGEMAYSQAMQAWAAGLEPCCAMNPVLLKPRGDSTSEVIHGGQSVGIARAEHYYRDWFRPGWQAIRSGLMQLQQQWPQGRLVLEGAGSPVEVNLQRRDLTNLRLAQYLRANCLLVADIERGGVFAQIVGTLALLRPVERPLIKGILINRFRGRRELFDAGRQWLEANTGVPVLGVMPWLNELFPPEDSLDLLERKPTRGATDLEIAVLRLPSLSNFSDLDPLEAEASLKLRWIQPGEPLGEPDAVILPGSKQTLRDLEALKSSGLADQLRAYACRGGSVLGICGGMQMLGKTLNDPEGLEGTDQRGPQSGLGLLPLATTFSGTKRLSQRSIDGLWPMETPLSGFELHYGTTTPDPGLQPLSSDSGLGWWAPGPKGSSVVGTYLHGLLDNGPWRRAWLNRLREQRGLQPLTNDPKNHSAHRDLLLDRLADAFEQHVNLAPLLQP, from the coding sequence ATGGTGCTGGGCACCTCCAGCGGTGCTGGCAAATCGCTGATGACGGCGGCACTGTGCAGGGTGCTCCAACGCCGTGGGGAACAGGCGCTGCCCTTTAAGGGCCAGAACATGAGCAACAACGCCTGGGTGGATGCCGATGGCGGCGAGATGGCCTACTCCCAGGCCATGCAGGCCTGGGCGGCGGGCCTTGAGCCTTGCTGCGCCATGAACCCCGTGCTGCTGAAACCCCGGGGAGACAGCACGAGCGAGGTGATCCATGGGGGCCAAAGCGTGGGGATCGCCCGCGCCGAGCACTACTACCGCGACTGGTTCCGCCCCGGTTGGCAGGCGATCCGCAGCGGGCTGATGCAGCTCCAGCAGCAATGGCCGCAAGGCCGGCTGGTGCTGGAGGGGGCGGGAAGCCCGGTGGAAGTGAACCTGCAACGCCGCGATCTCACCAACCTGCGCCTGGCCCAGTACCTGCGGGCCAACTGCCTGCTGGTGGCCGACATTGAGCGCGGCGGCGTCTTTGCCCAGATCGTTGGGACGCTCGCTTTGCTACGCCCGGTGGAGCGCCCGCTGATCAAAGGAATCCTGATCAACCGCTTCCGCGGCCGTCGGGAGCTGTTTGATGCGGGTCGCCAATGGCTGGAAGCCAATACCGGGGTACCGGTGCTGGGGGTAATGCCCTGGCTCAACGAGCTGTTTCCACCGGAAGATTCCCTCGATCTGCTGGAACGCAAACCCACCCGCGGGGCCACCGATCTGGAGATCGCTGTGCTGCGGTTGCCCTCCCTGAGTAACTTCTCCGATCTCGATCCGCTCGAAGCCGAAGCCAGCCTGAAGCTGCGCTGGATTCAACCCGGGGAACCTCTGGGGGAGCCGGATGCCGTGATTCTTCCGGGAAGCAAGCAGACGCTGCGGGATCTGGAGGCGTTGAAAAGCTCTGGACTGGCCGATCAACTCAGGGCCTACGCCTGCAGGGGGGGATCCGTCCTGGGCATCTGCGGCGGCATGCAGATGCTGGGCAAAACGTTGAACGATCCGGAGGGACTGGAGGGCACCGATCAGCGGGGACCCCAGAGCGGCTTGGGACTCCTCCCCCTGGCAACCACCTTCAGCGGCACGAAACGGCTGAGCCAGCGCAGCATCGATGGCCTCTGGCCCATGGAAACACCGCTGAGCGGATTTGAACTGCACTACGGAACCACCACCCCGGATCCCGGCCTTCAGCCGCTAAGCAGCGACTCCGGTTTGGGTTGGTGGGCGCCCGGCCCCAAGGGTTCGAGCGTGGTGGGCACCTACCTGCACGGCTTGCTCGACAATGGCCCCTGGCGACGGGCCTGGCTCAACCGGCTTCGCGAGCAACGGGGGCTGCAACCGTTGACCAACGATCCCAAGAACCACAGCGCCCACCGTGATCTGTTGCTCGATCGCCTTGCCGATGCGTTCGAGCAACATGTGAACCTTGCTCCATTGCTCCAGCCATGA
- a CDS encoding aminotransferase class V-fold PLP-dependent enzyme, translated as MDTNKLRSLCPALQNKTYFNYGGQGPLPNSSLEAITASWKCIQELGPFTADVWPYIAKEVNSTRRLLAQCCGVPPHRLALTENVTSGCVLPLWGLPLTEGDRLLISDCEHPGVVSACVELARRQNLAIDVLPVKQLRGAQTQCDAAVVEAIDQTLTPRTRLVVLSHVLWNTGQVMPIAAVADQLSQHPQQPFLLVDAAQSFGQISVEDAAAAADIYAFTGHKWACGPEGLGGVALSERVVAEAAPTVIGWRSLRDESKADLSSTDLFHNDSRRFEVATSCVPLMAGLRCSLQLLENAGSGQQRWDRIRTLSSSLWQALQELEAVKPLLEVAPASGLVSFQIIGDAPPAEHVNQLGAQGLWIRDLADPSCLRACTHITTTDEDINALVAAISAL; from the coding sequence ATGGATACAAACAAGTTGCGATCACTGTGTCCTGCTCTGCAGAACAAGACCTACTTCAACTACGGCGGCCAAGGGCCTTTGCCCAATTCTTCCCTTGAGGCGATCACCGCGAGCTGGAAATGCATTCAGGAGTTGGGACCCTTCACTGCAGATGTTTGGCCCTACATCGCCAAAGAGGTGAACAGCACCCGCCGCCTTCTGGCCCAGTGCTGCGGTGTTCCGCCCCATCGGCTTGCCCTCACCGAAAACGTAACCAGCGGCTGCGTGCTGCCGCTCTGGGGGTTGCCCCTTACCGAAGGGGACCGGCTGCTGATAAGCGACTGCGAACACCCCGGTGTTGTGAGTGCATGCGTGGAACTGGCGCGGCGCCAGAACCTCGCCATAGATGTGCTGCCGGTGAAACAGCTGCGGGGTGCTCAGACCCAATGCGATGCCGCGGTGGTCGAGGCGATTGACCAAACCCTCACCCCCCGCACCCGTCTGGTGGTGCTGAGCCATGTGCTCTGGAACACAGGCCAGGTGATGCCGATTGCCGCCGTCGCCGATCAGCTCAGCCAGCACCCCCAACAGCCCTTTCTGTTGGTGGACGCAGCGCAAAGCTTCGGACAGATCTCCGTCGAAGACGCCGCTGCCGCGGCAGATATCTACGCTTTCACCGGGCACAAGTGGGCCTGTGGACCGGAAGGTCTGGGGGGTGTGGCCCTGTCCGAGCGTGTGGTGGCCGAGGCGGCTCCAACCGTGATCGGTTGGCGCAGCCTGCGCGATGAAAGCAAGGCTGATCTGAGCAGCACTGATCTGTTTCACAACGACAGCCGCCGCTTTGAAGTGGCCACAAGCTGCGTGCCCCTGATGGCCGGCCTGCGCTGCTCACTGCAACTGCTGGAGAACGCGGGATCAGGCCAACAACGCTGGGACCGCATTCGAACCCTCAGCAGCAGCCTCTGGCAGGCACTTCAAGAGCTGGAGGCCGTCAAACCACTGCTGGAAGTGGCGCCTGCCAGCGGACTAGTGAGCTTTCAGATCATTGGAGATGCACCCCCTGCGGAGCATGTGAATCAGCTGGGGGCCCAAGGACTATGGATTCGCGATCTGGCGGACCCCAGCTGCTTGAGAGCCTGCACGCACATCACCACCACCGACGAAGACATCAACGCTTTGGTGGCCGCGATCAGCGCCCTTTGA
- a CDS encoding 2Fe-2S iron-sulfur cluster-binding protein, which yields MTSIPVRWPDGRITHETIGQDWLVAASGAGISIPTGCLGGSCGACEIDVNGKTVRACISTVPASQSAKLSVEFATDPHW from the coding sequence ATGACGTCGATTCCTGTGCGCTGGCCCGATGGGCGCATCACCCACGAAACCATCGGCCAGGACTGGTTGGTGGCCGCCAGTGGCGCGGGCATCAGCATTCCCACCGGTTGCCTGGGGGGCAGCTGCGGGGCCTGCGAGATCGACGTAAACGGCAAGACGGTTCGCGCCTGCATCAGCACCGTTCCGGCGTCGCAATCAGCGAAACTCAGCGTTGAATTCGCCACCGACCCGCACTGGTGA
- a CDS encoding glycine zipper 2TM domain-containing protein, producing the protein MPSLQPILVSLLLGTAATPLVGLLGVEAQTVSQPGYSRTTKCFRDEYREEYVPGTKNRPGYVRNWTEKVEIACSDSPTQAFTQKSQEADIDNNDCSQGSVIGGLLGAGLGAALSRDKGRWVGVPVGAAAGAMVGCQVDGG; encoded by the coding sequence ATGCCCTCACTTCAACCAATTCTCGTGTCCCTGCTCCTTGGTACAGCGGCTACCCCGCTTGTTGGCCTTCTAGGTGTAGAAGCCCAAACCGTTTCCCAGCCAGGTTATTCACGTACGACGAAGTGCTTTCGGGATGAATATAGGGAGGAATACGTTCCTGGCACAAAAAATAGGCCTGGATACGTACGGAATTGGACCGAAAAGGTTGAGATTGCCTGTTCTGACAGTCCGACTCAGGCATTTACGCAAAAATCCCAAGAAGCCGATATCGACAACAACGACTGCAGCCAGGGGAGCGTGATTGGTGGACTGCTTGGAGCTGGGCTAGGTGCGGCTTTGTCTAGGGACAAAGGCCGATGGGTGGGAGTACCTGTTGGGGCTGCAGCAGGAGCAATGGTCGGGTGCCAAGTCGATGGTGGCTAA
- a CDS encoding chloride channel protein, whose translation MTRLRLSLMALLTGALSGAGVAVVMGWIGGLSQRLWGDPVLEGLDRSLPLGWSLLICGGSGLILSLLHRPGPTTLLPELRDTLSDLRDPDQAPKRDEARGLLGAALAQVGGGCIGPEALMSRMAALISQRIWRGRDQKLQEATVAGSLAFFGAPLLGGALVGDVAHPKNGKQTFLDRWLPGSLGGVAGFAAFNGMGTASGGSLQRLPYIWPSNLGEDLGSLSAGLMGGLIGCGLGLLFLRWRGWLEQRQLLAQWPWWPLLTGLLLGACMHWLPLVPFAGEEQLRPLLEGQNSSEAWVLLLSAIVKLVMLGLCLETGWRGGVFFPLFLVACTLGIGLHLLLPDLGSLGSWCGALTGALYRCVLPAPLSVLVLGVALLQGHGTAGLLVGLGMAQLIRGRAERDGDPPLRP comes from the coding sequence GTGACTCGCCTTCGCCTCAGCCTGATGGCCCTGCTCACCGGCGCCCTGAGCGGCGCCGGTGTGGCTGTGGTAATGGGTTGGATCGGGGGCTTAAGCCAGCGGCTCTGGGGAGATCCGGTGCTCGAGGGCTTGGATCGCAGCCTTCCACTGGGCTGGTCGCTGCTGATCTGCGGCGGCAGTGGCTTGATTCTTTCGCTGCTGCATCGCCCCGGCCCCACCACGTTGCTACCGGAGCTGCGGGACACCCTGAGTGATCTTCGTGATCCCGACCAGGCTCCGAAACGCGATGAAGCTCGCGGCCTTCTCGGAGCGGCGCTGGCCCAGGTTGGGGGAGGATGCATCGGACCTGAGGCCCTGATGAGCCGCATGGCCGCCCTGATCAGTCAACGGATCTGGCGTGGTCGTGACCAGAAGCTGCAGGAAGCAACAGTGGCAGGCAGCCTCGCCTTTTTCGGAGCTCCACTGCTCGGTGGTGCTTTGGTTGGCGATGTCGCTCACCCAAAAAACGGCAAGCAGACCTTCCTCGACCGCTGGTTGCCGGGCAGCCTCGGCGGTGTTGCCGGGTTTGCCGCCTTCAATGGCATGGGAACCGCCAGCGGTGGATCGCTGCAACGGCTTCCGTACATCTGGCCCAGCAACCTGGGGGAAGATCTCGGCAGCCTCAGCGCAGGCCTAATGGGGGGGCTCATCGGTTGCGGCCTCGGTTTGTTGTTTCTGCGGTGGCGAGGCTGGCTGGAACAGCGCCAACTCCTGGCCCAATGGCCCTGGTGGCCGCTGCTGACCGGCCTGCTGTTGGGGGCCTGCATGCACTGGTTGCCGTTGGTTCCCTTCGCCGGGGAAGAGCAGCTGCGCCCCCTGCTGGAAGGCCAGAACTCAAGTGAGGCCTGGGTTCTGCTCCTCTCCGCAATCGTGAAACTGGTGATGCTCGGCCTTTGCCTGGAAACAGGCTGGCGCGGAGGGGTGTTCTTCCCCTTGTTCCTGGTGGCCTGCACACTCGGGATTGGACTCCACCTGCTGTTGCCCGATCTGGGCAGCCTGGGCAGCTGGTGCGGCGCCCTCACAGGTGCGTTGTACCGCTGCGTGCTTCCTGCACCCTTGTCGGTTCTGGTGCTCGGGGTTGCCCTCCTGCAGGGTCACGGCACAGCCGGCCTGCTGGTGGGCCTAGGCATGGCGCAGCTGATCAGAGGCCGTGCTGAGCGGGATGGTGACCCTCCACTTCGCCCTTGA